One genomic region from Nilaparvata lugens isolate BPH chromosome 3, ASM1435652v1, whole genome shotgun sequence encodes:
- the LOC111058243 gene encoding DNA-directed RNA polymerase II subunit RPB9 isoform X1, producing MPISGYDTHDDGPGFVGIRFCQECNNMLYPKEDKENKVLLYACRNCDFKQLADSNCIYVNKIMHEIDELTHIVSDVISDPTLPRTEEHPCPKCNHREAVFFQAQTRRAEEEMRLYYVCTNQHCTHRWTE from the exons atgcCTATCAGTGGCTATGACACACATGATGATGGTCCGGGATTCGTTGGAATAAGATTCTGTCAAGAATG CAATAACATGTTATATCCTAAAGAAGACAAAGAGAATAAAGTATTATTATACGCT TGCCGTAATTGCGATTTCAAGCAACTTGCCGATAGTAACTGTATCTACGTCAATAAGATTATGCACGAAATTGA TGAATTGACGCACATCGTATCAGATGTGATCTCAGATCCTACACTTCCAAGAACGGAAGAACATCCGTGTCCAAAATGCAATCATCGTGAAGCAGTGTTTTTCCAGGCCCAGACGCGGCGAGCTGAG GAAGAGATGAGGTTGTACTACGTGTGTACGAATCAGCACTGCACTCATCGCTGGACTGAATGA